One Streptomyces sp. P9-A2 DNA window includes the following coding sequences:
- a CDS encoding TIGR04282 family arsenosugar biosynthesis glycosyltransferase produces MTTLLVIAKEPRAGRVKTRLTPPFTPGQAAELAEAALADTLHAVAATPASRRVLVLDGAPGPWLPPGFDVVPQCAGGLDERLADAFARCDGPALLIGMDTPQVTPELLTVDFTDCDAHFGPAEDGGFWALGLARPDPALLRGVPMSTPGTGAAQRNRLLTAGLRVRDLPPLRDVDTAADAHAVAALAPHGRFAARLARCTGVAGPDARPVTGVDSSPGTRGGSPPGTEPDSGPDSPPNGRPNSPPGP; encoded by the coding sequence TTGACCACGCTCCTCGTCATCGCCAAGGAGCCGCGGGCGGGCCGGGTCAAGACCCGGCTCACCCCGCCGTTCACGCCCGGTCAGGCGGCGGAGCTGGCCGAGGCGGCCCTCGCGGACACCCTGCACGCCGTGGCGGCCACGCCCGCCTCCCGGCGCGTCCTCGTCCTCGACGGCGCCCCCGGCCCCTGGCTGCCGCCCGGCTTCGACGTCGTGCCGCAGTGCGCGGGCGGGCTGGACGAGCGGCTGGCGGACGCCTTCGCGCGCTGCGACGGCCCGGCCCTGCTCATCGGCATGGACACCCCGCAGGTGACGCCGGAACTGCTCACCGTGGACTTCACCGACTGCGACGCCCACTTCGGCCCGGCCGAGGACGGCGGTTTCTGGGCCCTCGGTCTGGCGCGCCCCGATCCCGCCCTGCTGCGGGGCGTGCCCATGTCGACCCCGGGCACGGGAGCGGCCCAACGGAACCGGCTCCTCACCGCCGGCCTGCGGGTGCGCGACCTGCCGCCCCTGCGCGACGTCGACACCGCCGCCGACGCCCACGCCGTCGCCGCCCTTGCCCCGCACGGCCGCTTCGCCGCACGGCTGGCCCGGTGCACGGGGGTCGCGGGGCCGGATGCGCGGCCGGTCACGGGAGTCGACTCGTCACCGGGCACAAGGGGCGGCTCGCCGCCAGGCACGGAGCCGGACTCCGGGCCGGACTCTCCACCGAACGGCCGACCGAACTCCCCACCGGGCCCCTGA
- a CDS encoding glycosyltransferase family 2 protein — translation MTTTPSDVDVVLPCLNEAEALPWVLERIPPGWRALVVDNGSTDGSAEVARAYGATVVHEPRRGFGAACHAGLTAATADVVCFCDGDASLDPSLLVPFVREVQGGEADLVLGRRRPRGRGAWPAHARAGNLALARMLRRRTGLRLHDLGPLRAARRAPLLALGLTDRRSGYPLQMVVRAADAGWRITEHDVPYLPRTGASKVTGTWRGTWQAVRDMGRVLNEPPVHGGGTVR, via the coding sequence GTGACGACGACTCCTTCGGACGTCGACGTGGTGCTGCCCTGCCTGAACGAGGCCGAGGCCCTTCCCTGGGTGCTCGAACGGATCCCGCCGGGCTGGCGCGCCCTCGTCGTCGACAACGGTTCCACCGACGGCTCGGCAGAGGTCGCCCGCGCGTACGGCGCGACCGTCGTGCACGAGCCGCGCCGGGGCTTCGGCGCGGCCTGCCACGCCGGACTGACCGCCGCCACCGCCGACGTGGTGTGCTTCTGCGACGGCGACGCCTCCCTCGACCCGTCGCTCCTCGTCCCCTTCGTCCGCGAAGTCCAAGGCGGCGAGGCCGACCTGGTGCTCGGCCGACGGCGTCCGCGGGGCCGGGGCGCGTGGCCCGCGCACGCCCGCGCCGGCAACCTCGCGCTCGCACGGATGCTGCGCCGCCGCACCGGACTGCGCCTGCACGACCTCGGTCCCCTGCGCGCCGCCCGCCGCGCACCCCTGCTCGCCCTCGGCCTCACCGACCGGCGCAGCGGCTATCCGCTCCAGATGGTCGTCCGCGCGGCCGACGCCGGCTGGCGGATCACCGAGCACGACGTGCCGTACCTGCCGCGCACCGGGGCGTCGAAGGTGACGGGCACCTGGCGCGGCACCTGGCAGGCCGTGCGGGACATGGGTCGTGTGTTGAACGAACCCCCCGTGCACGGGGGAGGAACCGTCCGTTGA
- a CDS encoding NAD-dependent epimerase/dehydratase family protein — MRVLVTGGAGFIGSQVVAVLRERGHEPLVFDVREDPGADVRDPAAVGRALSGVDAVCHQAAMVGLGDGVADAAEYVSRNDLGTAVLLAAMAEAGVGRLVLAGSMVVYGEGRYECPRHGVVRPGPRAVADLEAGRFEPTCPVCGDDLSPGLVGEDAPADPRNVYAATKLAQEHLAAAWARCTGGSAVSLRYHNVYGPGMPRDTPYAGVASFFRSALARGEAPRVFEDGRQLRDFVHVRDVAAADAVALEAAAAGGVLTVYNTGSGEPHTVGEMARALALAYGGPEPVVTGEYRLGDVRHITADSSRLRAGLRWKPEVGFEEGMAEFARAGMRGAQDRAGAQDRAGA; from the coding sequence ATGCGCGTACTGGTCACCGGCGGCGCCGGGTTCATCGGGTCCCAGGTCGTCGCCGTGCTCCGGGAGCGCGGGCACGAGCCGCTCGTGTTCGACGTGCGGGAGGATCCCGGTGCCGACGTGCGGGACCCGGCAGCCGTCGGCCGTGCCCTGTCCGGTGTGGACGCCGTGTGCCACCAGGCCGCGATGGTCGGGCTCGGCGACGGGGTCGCCGACGCGGCGGAGTACGTCTCGCGCAACGACCTGGGCACCGCCGTGCTGCTCGCCGCCATGGCGGAGGCCGGCGTCGGACGTCTCGTGCTGGCCGGGTCGATGGTCGTCTACGGGGAGGGACGGTACGAGTGCCCGCGGCACGGAGTCGTACGGCCCGGGCCGCGTGCCGTCGCCGACCTCGAGGCGGGCCGGTTCGAGCCCACCTGCCCGGTGTGCGGGGACGACCTCTCCCCCGGGCTGGTCGGCGAGGACGCCCCGGCCGATCCCCGGAACGTGTACGCGGCGACCAAGCTCGCCCAGGAGCACCTGGCCGCCGCCTGGGCCCGCTGCACCGGCGGGTCGGCGGTGTCGCTGCGCTATCACAACGTGTACGGGCCCGGGATGCCCCGCGACACCCCGTACGCCGGTGTCGCCTCCTTCTTCCGCTCGGCGCTCGCCCGGGGTGAAGCACCGCGCGTGTTCGAGGACGGGCGGCAGCTGAGGGACTTCGTGCACGTCCGGGACGTGGCGGCGGCCGACGCGGTGGCGCTGGAGGCGGCGGCCGCCGGGGGTGTGCTCACGGTGTACAACACCGGCAGCGGTGAACCGCACACCGTCGGCGAGATGGCGCGGGCGCTGGCCCTCGCGTACGGCGGGCCCGAGCCGGTCGTCACCGGCGAGTACCGGCTCGGGGACGTACGGCACATCACCGCGGACTCGTCGCGGCTGCGGGCCGGGCTGAGGTGGAAGCCGGAGGTCGGTTTCGAGGAGGGCATGGCGGAGTTCGCGCGGGCCGGAATGCGAGGGGCACAGGACCGCGCCGGGGCGCAGGACCGCGCCGGGGCATAG
- a CDS encoding GntR family transcriptional regulator, giving the protein MATTDDDRRPKYQRIADSLREAIQSGDYGPGDRLPGENDLMTTYGVARMTARQALSVLRDEGVAEARKGAGVFVRAFRPIRRRSIERLARDQWGNGRSIWSADVENRALEVDRITVSEETAPDRINAVLNLTDDGTTCVRRRRFVLDGKPVLLATSYLPMALVAGSAITQEDTGPGGTYARLADLGYEPVHFREEIRSRMPSKDEAAQLAMSAGTPVILICRTAFTDKGHPVEVNEMTLDAASYVLEYDFDASPRTTPINN; this is encoded by the coding sequence ATGGCGACTACCGACGACGACCGTCGGCCCAAGTACCAGCGGATCGCGGACTCCCTGCGCGAGGCGATCCAGTCGGGCGACTACGGTCCCGGTGATCGGCTTCCGGGCGAGAACGACCTCATGACCACGTACGGCGTGGCCCGCATGACAGCCCGACAGGCCCTGAGCGTCCTCCGGGACGAAGGCGTCGCCGAAGCCCGCAAGGGCGCCGGCGTGTTCGTCCGGGCCTTCCGCCCGATCCGACGCCGAAGCATCGAGCGACTGGCCCGCGACCAGTGGGGCAACGGCCGGTCCATCTGGTCGGCGGACGTCGAGAACCGGGCACTTGAGGTCGACCGGATCACCGTGTCCGAGGAGACGGCGCCCGACCGCATCAACGCGGTCCTGAACCTGACCGACGACGGGACGACATGCGTGAGGCGCCGGCGCTTCGTCCTGGACGGCAAGCCGGTCCTGCTCGCGACGAGTTACCTCCCCATGGCCCTGGTCGCCGGTTCTGCGATCACCCAGGAGGACACCGGGCCGGGCGGAACCTACGCAAGGCTCGCCGACCTCGGATACGAACCGGTGCACTTCCGCGAAGAGATCCGCTCACGCATGCCGTCGAAGGACGAGGCGGCACAGCTGGCCATGTCCGCGGGCACTCCGGTCATCCTCATCTGCCGCACCGCATTCACGGACAAGGGCCACCCCGTCGAGGTCAACGAGATGACACTGGACGCCGCCTCGTACGTCCTGGAGTACGACTTCGACGCGAGCCCGAGAACCACCCCAATCAACAACTGA
- a CDS encoding ATP-binding protein, with protein sequence MTCMIDRYPCEESPRLGAMTLHPIPESAPRARRWFRKFITPYGPLCSVDDCVLMISELVTNAILHGRSDEAWVVRVEWFREGTSLRVEVHNPGFPASVCLRRPDADDAHGRGLLLVDSLAASWHSGPSRFGGTVVSFVMVDAWPA encoded by the coding sequence ATGACCTGCATGATCGACCGTTATCCCTGCGAGGAATCACCGCGGCTCGGGGCGATGACCTTGCATCCGATTCCGGAGTCCGCCCCCCGGGCCCGACGCTGGTTCCGGAAGTTCATCACCCCGTACGGTCCGCTCTGCTCGGTCGACGACTGCGTTCTGATGATCTCGGAACTGGTGACCAACGCGATCCTCCACGGACGGTCGGACGAGGCGTGGGTCGTACGGGTCGAGTGGTTCCGGGAGGGGACCTCGCTGCGTGTGGAGGTGCACAACCCGGGATTCCCGGCGAGCGTGTGCCTCCGTCGACCGGACGCCGACGACGCGCACGGACGCGGGCTGCTCCTGGTCGACTCCCTCGCCGCATCCTGGCACTCCGGCCCAAGCCGTTTCGGGGGGACGGTCGTCTCCTTCGTGATGGTTGACGCCTGGCCCGCCTGA
- a CDS encoding helix-turn-helix domain-containing protein: protein MARSSVLARAEKIEPDPSHQGAFAATARMAPESVELLVRTPDGRELALPGELVRVLLASAGELARGHAVTVLASEVQLSPTEAAELLGLSRPFVVRLLDAGDIPSTNLPGSSHRVVRLADVLAFQQRRERRREGRRQIADALEGADLP, encoded by the coding sequence ATGGCTCGTTCCAGCGTTCTTGCCCGTGCTGAGAAGATCGAACCGGATCCTTCGCACCAGGGCGCGTTCGCCGCGACTGCTCGGATGGCACCAGAGTCGGTCGAGCTGTTGGTGCGTACTCCGGACGGCCGGGAACTGGCTCTGCCTGGGGAGCTGGTCCGCGTACTCCTGGCCTCGGCCGGCGAGTTGGCCCGCGGGCATGCGGTTACGGTCCTGGCGTCCGAGGTGCAGTTGTCGCCCACTGAGGCCGCTGAGCTTCTTGGCTTGTCCCGGCCGTTCGTCGTCCGCTTGCTCGATGCCGGCGACATCCCCTCGACGAACCTGCCTGGCAGCAGCCACCGCGTGGTCCGCCTGGCGGACGTGCTGGCTTTCCAGCAGCGGCGTGAGCGTCGCAGGGAGGGGCGGCGCCAGATCGCTGATGCCCTGGAGGGCGCCGATCTGCCCTGA
- a CDS encoding PIN domain-containing protein produces the protein MAARVFVDTNVLFPFSVMDVMLALTEDLIHEIVWSERLLAEWERVIVREGRRSAESAAAVAQAVRRFFADCEIEAAAYRHLVDEMPGDDPDDRHHAAAAVAAVAAGADALITWNLADFPAGELAARGVRVIEPDSYLCGLCREFPHEVVETVVRLAGEKRNPPVTSADAVARLAKAGLPGFADLLTRHLGRRMT, from the coding sequence GTGGCAGCGCGGGTCTTTGTGGACACCAACGTCTTATTTCCGTTCTCGGTGATGGACGTGATGCTGGCCCTCACCGAAGACCTCATCCACGAGATCGTGTGGTCCGAACGGCTGCTCGCGGAGTGGGAGCGGGTCATCGTCCGGGAGGGACGGCGTTCGGCGGAGTCGGCTGCCGCGGTTGCGCAAGCCGTCCGACGTTTCTTCGCCGACTGTGAGATCGAGGCGGCGGCCTACAGGCACCTTGTGGATGAGATGCCGGGCGATGACCCTGACGACCGGCACCATGCGGCGGCAGCCGTGGCCGCCGTGGCCGCCGGGGCCGACGCGTTGATCACGTGGAACCTTGCCGACTTCCCTGCCGGTGAGTTGGCTGCGCGTGGAGTGCGGGTGATCGAGCCGGATTCTTACCTGTGCGGGCTCTGTCGCGAGTTTCCGCATGAGGTGGTGGAGACGGTGGTCAGGCTCGCCGGAGAGAAGCGCAACCCACCAGTCACGAGTGCCGACGCCGTCGCCCGACTCGCGAAGGCTGGTCTGCCCGGCTTTGCTGACCTTCTGACGCGCCACCTCGGGCGCCGAATGACGTGA
- a CDS encoding PIN domain nuclease: MNAAQFLIDTSALARLLRGDAEQYGWDRAAAAGLIATCPITELEFFYSTRSAADRAQGIEDLRLLFGWVPVDDRAYDRAWQVQNILTQRGQHRSAGAVDLVVAATAELQGLTLLHRDRDFACIAAVTGQALQWYGPEPGK; the protein is encoded by the coding sequence GTGAACGCCGCTCAGTTCCTGATCGACACCAGCGCACTCGCCCGTCTGCTGCGCGGCGACGCCGAGCAGTACGGATGGGACCGGGCGGCGGCAGCCGGGCTCATCGCCACGTGCCCCATCACCGAGCTGGAGTTCTTCTACAGCACGCGTTCCGCCGCCGACCGTGCCCAAGGCATCGAGGACCTGCGCCTGCTCTTCGGCTGGGTGCCGGTCGACGACCGCGCCTACGACCGCGCCTGGCAGGTGCAGAACATCCTCACCCAGCGCGGACAGCACCGCAGTGCCGGAGCCGTCGACCTCGTGGTGGCCGCCACGGCCGAGTTGCAGGGACTGACCCTCCTGCACCGCGACCGGGACTTCGCATGCATCGCCGCCGTCACAGGCCAGGCGCTCCAGTGGTACGGGCCAGAACCCGGCAAATGA
- a CDS encoding type II toxin-antitoxin system VapB family antitoxin, giving the protein MTRTVIDLDDQLVADVAKALGTSTKKETVNTALREVLENRRRALALTRLRATAAEGAFDLDLLEDKGNYRR; this is encoded by the coding sequence ATGACGCGCACCGTAATAGACCTCGATGACCAGCTGGTCGCCGACGTGGCCAAGGCCCTCGGCACCAGCACCAAGAAGGAGACGGTGAACACCGCCCTGCGCGAGGTGCTGGAGAACCGGCGGCGGGCGCTGGCCCTCACCCGCCTGCGGGCGACGGCGGCCGAGGGCGCCTTCGATCTCGATCTCCTTGAGGACAAGGGAAACTACCGTCGGTGA
- the dcd gene encoding dCTP deaminase — protein sequence MLLSDKDIRAEIDAGRVRIDPYDESMVQPSSIDIRLDRFFRVFENHRYPHIDPSIEQAELTRLVEPEGDEPFILHPGEFVLASTFEVISLPDDLASRLEGKSSLGRLGLVTHSTAGFIDPGFSGHVTLELSNLATLPIKLWPGMKIGQLCLFRLSSRAEFPYGSERYGSRYQGQRGPTASRSFLNFHRSQV from the coding sequence GTGCTTCTCTCAGACAAGGACATCCGGGCCGAGATCGACGCCGGGCGGGTACGGATCGATCCCTACGACGAATCCATGGTGCAGCCGTCCAGTATCGACATCCGTCTCGACCGCTTCTTCCGGGTGTTCGAGAACCACCGGTACCCGCACATCGACCCCTCCATCGAGCAGGCGGAGCTGACCCGGCTCGTCGAGCCGGAGGGGGACGAGCCCTTCATCCTTCACCCCGGTGAGTTCGTGCTGGCCAGCACGTTCGAGGTCATCTCGCTGCCCGACGATCTCGCTTCGCGGCTCGAGGGGAAGAGTTCGCTGGGGCGGCTCGGGCTCGTCACGCACTCGACCGCCGGGTTCATCGACCCCGGCTTCTCCGGGCACGTGACCCTCGAGCTGTCGAACCTCGCCACGCTGCCCATCAAGCTGTGGCCCGGTATGAAGATCGGCCAGTTGTGTCTGTTCCGGCTCAGCTCGCGCGCCGAGTTCCCGTACGGCAGTGAGCGGTACGGGTCCCGTTACCAGGGGCAGCGCGGGCCCACCGCCTCGCGGTCCTTCCTCAACTTCCACCGGAGTCAGGTGTGA
- a CDS encoding Yip1 family protein: protein MSQLGRKGGPETPGPARGPPGPGTFDNVAGFRIGRGRDNNGAPHARPQQPPYGQQTPPGPSYGSPQAPQSYPPQQPSYGGGGNGGWPQVNRGPNGPGGPGGPGGYGGQHRPGAGGGHGEPEYFGDGGAYPPGPHAPHAPHTPHDPYAANNPGHTQAFRISEDPYPGDADPLPGPVGPRLRWKDLLKGIVTAPDRTFLQMRDYTVWGPALTVTFLYGLLAIFGFDGAREEAIDATVTSLIPIILMTGVAMVISFLILGVVTHSLARQLGGNGAWQPTVGLSMLIMSLTDAPRLILAMFASGDAGFVQIVGWATWVAGGALLTLMVSRSHDLPWPKALGASAIQLLALLSLVKLGTL from the coding sequence ATGTCACAGCTCGGCCGCAAAGGCGGGCCCGAAACCCCGGGCCCGGCACGCGGCCCTCCGGGACCAGGTACGTTCGACAACGTGGCTGGATTCAGGATCGGACGCGGCCGGGACAACAACGGCGCTCCTCACGCGCGACCGCAACAACCCCCGTACGGACAGCAGACGCCGCCGGGGCCGTCGTACGGCTCCCCGCAGGCGCCTCAGTCGTACCCGCCCCAGCAGCCGTCCTACGGCGGAGGCGGCAACGGCGGCTGGCCGCAGGTGAACCGCGGGCCGAACGGTCCGGGCGGTCCGGGCGGTCCGGGCGGCTACGGCGGACAGCACCGCCCCGGTGCCGGCGGCGGCCACGGCGAGCCCGAATACTTCGGCGACGGCGGCGCGTACCCTCCCGGCCCGCACGCCCCGCATGCCCCACACACCCCCCACGACCCGTACGCGGCCAACAACCCGGGGCACACCCAGGCCTTCCGGATCAGCGAGGACCCGTATCCCGGCGACGCGGATCCCCTGCCCGGTCCGGTCGGCCCCCGCCTGCGCTGGAAGGACCTGCTCAAGGGCATCGTCACCGCCCCTGACCGGACCTTCCTGCAGATGCGCGACTACACGGTGTGGGGCCCCGCCCTCACCGTCACCTTCCTCTACGGCCTGCTCGCGATCTTCGGCTTCGACGGCGCCCGTGAAGAGGCGATCGACGCCACTGTCACCAGCCTCATACCCATCATCCTGATGACGGGCGTGGCCATGGTGATCAGCTTCCTCATCCTGGGCGTGGTCACCCACTCCCTGGCCCGCCAGCTCGGCGGCAACGGCGCCTGGCAGCCCACGGTCGGCCTGTCCATGCTGATCATGTCCCTCACGGACGCCCCCCGCCTGATCCTCGCGATGTTCGCGAGCGGCGACGCCGGCTTCGTCCAGATCGTCGGCTGGGCCACCTGGGTCGCGGGCGGCGCGCTCCTCACCCTGATGGTCAGCCGCTCCCACGACCTCCCCTGGCCGAAGGCCCTGGGCGCGTCCGCGATCCAGCTCCTGGCCCTGCTGTCCCTGGTGAAGCTGGGCACGCTCTGA
- a CDS encoding zinc ribbon domain-containing protein, producing the protein MTSQTSGPGRAAPSCAECGTPAEPGQSFCDSCGAVLSWADSGRPGRAEPTGRTESTGRAESTGRAATADVPARTRTTDSPGADDRPDTPDRAGTDTRPGTDARPGRASRDRRGGTDDWPGGDNGDGGRPRRGDTDDWPGATGRTAGTDDPGRTAIPRPRTGTADDGPRTTTPASASATHADERTTAPEARETTTPHAPYGHDDGHDDGADRTAGTAAAATTAPERSPGHQDDRRAPAAASPSADPYATNPDGDTEPLPHAAGSPRPHPHHDDAAARARSLLVPVADPEPRAPDEPAVAPVLPGRPVAHRPQVRAVGPQAGTEGGIPCPWCSTLNRPERHYCSRCAMSMTRGDDTPERLPWWRRMFGDRNGESAWAGDRPRLRRGFGQVWNWIVAAVVIGLVIALIVNMGAMIQATRDHFAKRAPVGPSSVKASRSYAEHGAALAFDKLNNTWWGPGIAQSAEGEWLEARFDQPTRLLDLVITPGVSTKSEQLQESALPRQLEAQITLADGKKITRTITLDQAAGGQRRKFRVGEVTAVRFVLRSAYGAAPKKQVAIAEIEFFGRSSNNT; encoded by the coding sequence ATGACCAGCCAGACCTCCGGACCCGGCCGGGCCGCCCCCAGCTGCGCCGAGTGCGGCACCCCGGCGGAGCCCGGCCAGTCCTTCTGCGACTCCTGCGGAGCGGTCCTCAGTTGGGCCGACAGCGGCCGGCCGGGACGAGCCGAGCCCACAGGACGGACCGAGTCCACAGGACGGGCCGAGTCCACGGGGCGGGCCGCGACGGCCGACGTCCCCGCCCGGACCCGCACCACGGACAGCCCCGGCGCCGACGACCGGCCGGACACCCCGGACCGGGCCGGAACCGACACGCGGCCCGGCACCGACGCACGGCCCGGACGGGCCTCCCGCGACCGCAGAGGCGGCACCGACGACTGGCCCGGCGGCGACAACGGCGACGGCGGACGGCCCCGCCGGGGCGACACCGACGACTGGCCGGGAGCCACCGGCCGGACGGCCGGCACCGACGACCCGGGCCGCACCGCGATACCGCGCCCCCGGACGGGAACGGCGGACGACGGCCCCCGCACCACCACCCCGGCATCGGCATCGGCGACCCACGCCGACGAACGGACCACCGCCCCGGAAGCCCGGGAGACAACCACGCCCCACGCCCCGTACGGCCACGACGACGGCCACGACGACGGAGCGGACCGCACCGCCGGCACCGCCGCCGCGGCGACCACCGCGCCCGAGAGGTCCCCCGGGCACCAGGACGACCGCCGGGCCCCCGCCGCCGCCTCCCCTTCGGCCGACCCGTACGCCACGAACCCCGACGGCGACACCGAACCCCTGCCGCACGCGGCGGGCTCCCCCCGGCCGCACCCCCACCACGACGACGCCGCCGCGCGGGCCAGGTCCCTCCTCGTCCCCGTCGCCGACCCGGAGCCCCGCGCCCCGGACGAGCCCGCCGTCGCGCCGGTCCTGCCCGGACGCCCCGTCGCCCACCGCCCCCAGGTCCGCGCCGTCGGCCCGCAGGCCGGCACCGAGGGCGGCATCCCCTGCCCCTGGTGCTCCACCCTCAACCGGCCGGAGCGGCACTACTGCTCCCGCTGCGCCATGTCGATGACCCGCGGCGACGACACCCCGGAGCGCCTGCCCTGGTGGCGCCGGATGTTCGGCGACCGCAACGGCGAGTCGGCCTGGGCGGGCGACCGCCCGCGACTGCGCAGGGGGTTCGGCCAGGTCTGGAACTGGATCGTCGCCGCCGTCGTCATCGGACTGGTCATCGCCCTGATCGTGAACATGGGCGCGATGATCCAGGCCACCCGCGACCACTTCGCCAAGCGGGCCCCGGTCGGCCCGTCCAGCGTCAAGGCGTCCCGCTCCTACGCCGAGCACGGCGCGGCCCTCGCCTTCGACAAGCTCAACAACACCTGGTGGGGCCCGGGCATCGCGCAGTCCGCCGAGGGCGAGTGGCTGGAGGCCCGCTTCGACCAGCCGACCCGTCTGCTGGACCTCGTGATCACCCCCGGCGTCTCGACCAAGTCGGAACAGTTGCAGGAGTCGGCGCTCCCGCGTCAGCTCGAGGCCCAGATCACCCTCGCCGACGGCAAGAAGATCACCCGCACCATCACCCTGGACCAGGCCGCCGGCGGACAGCGCCGCAAGTTCCGGGTCGGTGAGGTGACCGCCGTGCGCTTCGTCCTGCGCTCGGCCTACGGCGCCGCCCCGAAGAAGCAGGTGGCGATCGCCGAGATCGAGTTCTTCGGCCGCTCGAGCAACAACACCTAG
- a CDS encoding phage tail protein: MRGSVDGLASSAPIGAMLPAIFADDDLAQRFVAGLDEVLAPFLVVLDNLDSYFDPALAPVDFTRWLADWVGAETDGIETDAIGAGGATAGGSEGERRLRAAVAAATYLHRVRGTRRGLSEAVRLVFGVPPRITESGAAEWHARPLGPVPGDRRPHLHVSLVLPDPTPADEYRLDVLVAAARPAHMPYTVEVTAATAAERTTDR, encoded by the coding sequence ATGAGGGGCTCCGTCGACGGACTCGCCTCCTCCGCGCCGATCGGCGCGATGCTGCCCGCGATCTTCGCCGACGACGATCTGGCGCAGCGCTTCGTCGCCGGACTCGACGAGGTCCTCGCGCCCTTCCTCGTCGTCCTCGACAACCTGGACTCCTACTTCGACCCCGCGCTCGCCCCGGTCGACTTCACCCGCTGGCTGGCCGACTGGGTCGGCGCCGAGACCGACGGCATCGAGACCGACGCCATCGGGGCCGGCGGCGCCACGGCCGGCGGCTCCGAGGGGGAACGCCGGCTACGTGCCGCCGTCGCCGCCGCCACGTATCTGCACCGGGTACGGGGCACCCGGCGCGGCCTGTCCGAGGCCGTTCGCCTGGTGTTCGGCGTGCCGCCGCGGATCACCGAGAGCGGCGCCGCCGAATGGCACGCCCGGCCGCTCGGCCCGGTGCCCGGCGACCGCCGCCCGCATCTGCACGTCTCGCTGGTGCTGCCCGACCCGACCCCCGCCGACGAGTACCGGCTGGACGTCCTGGTCGCGGCCGCCCGCCCCGCCCACATGCCGTACACGGTCGAGGTCACCGCCGCGACCGCTGCCGAAAGGACCACCGACAGATGA